The nucleotide sequence TGGATATCTATTTTTAGCAAACACGATAATTATTtaggaacggagggagtatttactaattgaattgttatttttatttatcattttagaaatattaattttttttttccattttgctTTTAATATTAATAGCTTATtctcaatattaatttcaaaatataatacTAGTAAGCATCAATTAATAAAACCTCCTTCACTTTGAATTGTTGTCCaagaaaatttataatataacaaaattcaGTTCCTTTTTCTGGTAACATAGTTTTGATTCATCCATAGTTGTCTATCATCAGTACCATAATGTCTGTAagtttttttttactctttttcacCAAATCTTTAAATTATACACAACATATTTgtataatttgaatttttatatgtaatatagatgtataatttgaatttttatatgtaATGTAGATGTATAATTTTAATCTCCAAATctttagtatttaataattaaactaaCTGTAAAAAACCACCTTTTTATCTTCAGAATCTTTGTATAATATAGATTAAACAGCAAAAATAGTGAAATGGGGTTGAATAAATTGAGGTGTAATTGATAGTAGAGattaataaacaaacaaaaaaagaaatagggTTGAATAAATTGAGCTGTAATTGATAGTAGAGattaataaactttaaaaataatgaaatgggGTTGAATAAATTGAGGTGTAGTTgattgatttattgatttttgacaagaatttttaaaaaatgtatattaGAAATTTTAGATAGTGGAGATTAAGCTAccaaaaaaaaggtgaaaatgtcccctggatttagtcgaggtgggCGTGAGCTGGCCCGGATAACACGGTTGTAAAAACAAGGTGAAATAGGGTTAAATAGATTGAGGTGtatttgattgattgattgattttttatgggaattttgaaaaaaaattgaatctttattATTAGAGTTGTTTGTTTGGAGCTAGACTTTATGTAGAAATTTTAGATAATAGATGTTTTTTTTGGATAATCGTGGTGTCTGGGCAGCTTACGTGAAATTTCACCTCCCACGAGCTACAAGTACCaaataactctatccaccaaggctaagACCGATTGGAAGAAATCACGTTTTTTGTCTCTATTGGATTTGAGCGTGAGACGGCGGTTCtcaaccactaggccacaccttTGGGTGCTAGATCTAGAgattaaacaacaaaaaaagtgaAATGGGGTTGAATAGATTGAGGTATAGATGATAGTAgagattaaaaaaatcaaaaaggtgAAATGGACTGGATAGATTGAGGTGTAGTTGATTGATTGATTAATTTTTTGtgaggatttttttaaaaattcaatctttattgTCAGAGTTGGTTTTCTAGGGCTATATTTTATGGTGAAACGGTGTTGAATAGATTGAGGTGTAGTTGATTGTAGAGATTAAACAACAAAATAGTTAAATGGGGTTGAATAGATTGAGGTGTAGTTGATTAATTTTTATGAgagcttaaaaaaattaaatctttattATCAGAGTTGGTCGTTTAGACCTTGATTTTACGCAGAAATTTCAAATATTGTGAATATGTATATAAAGTAACAAAAAGAGTTATAGCAGAATGGGCTCAACGGATTTGTATCACCAACTTGCGCTAGTTTGTGATCCAGGGTTGTCCATTGATTTTGATAAAGATATAAATTAAGATGAATTGTGTACTATTGAAGTTTGCTATTTGCTGTCGGATATTGATTTATCGATTTTGTTATGGTGGTTTGTATATAAATAGATAGAGGCATCGTTGATTGTTTGATTTTAATAGAGATAAAAAGATTGCAGATATGAAAAAACTGAAATTGGCTCGAATATAGTGGAATGAGCACAGAGGATTTGTTTAGCCAATCAATTACTTTGGGATCGAGGCATAAGAATGACTTGTTCGAGATAAAGAAACTGAAATATGTATTGTTAAAGTTGGTTTCGCGGAGCGGGTTAATGACTATTTGTTTGGTGTTGACTATATATATGTTTAGATCTTTGAGTACAATGGAAGTGCCCTAGTAGCAATGGTGGGGAAGAACTGCTTCGCTATTGCTAGTGACCGGAGACTTGGAGTACAGCTGCAGACCATCGCCActgattttgaaagaatttaCAGAATCCACGATAAGTTATTTATTGGCCTTTCCGGGCTGGCTACAGATTCTCAAACACTGTAATTCCTAGTTCCTTCTTTCGTGTTTCTTTTTCCATTGCTCTTTGTATTTTTCATCCTTAGCATAGGGATTTGGGACGGGGAGCGTGTAGCCCAATCTCTTCATTgattttatttgtttgaattaTATATGCTGATATGTGCCTTTGATTGTGTTTCTTAAGGTATCAACGGCTAGTGTTCCGTCACAAATTATATCATCTTAGAGAAGAGAGAGACATGAAGCCGGAGACTTTTGCCAGCCTTGTATCTGCTATTCTATATGAGAAAAGGTTATTAAACTATTTATATGTCCTGTGACTGTGCTAAAATTTCACAACTAGTTAAACGGTTGTTCTTGcatttttcatatttgattacATCTTGTCAGGGGTTGGTAAGAATTGAAAGGTGATGCCGCCAGATTAGAAAGCAATTTGATAACTTTAGTGAGTGAACTGTGAAAGTTTACTAAATACTTTTAGAAATGTATACACATTGTATATTTTGCATTTGTGTTTTTCATCGTCTGCAACTGAACCTTCAAGGCTATACTACTTTTTTACTCCCCTGCTGTCCAAAGTAGAACATATATGCAGATTACATTTGTGTCGATGTTTTCCGATGACCTGGTGCATATAATACTTGCTGAAATGAGTTGCAAGTAATTGGAAACGTTGACTTCAGGTCTTCATCAAAGAAAATATTGGGAGCATTGACAGATGCACAAATTTCTCTCCTCTATGTACTGATTTCTGCATCTTGTCTTGTTTAATAGCTTTTCATTGTATATTTCAGAACATGAAACGTAAACTTTTTGGTCCATGTAAACTGATTGTCTATCTTCCAAATCATTTGATCTGCTTTGGCCCCATTTCTGCACCTAGAGTAGTATCCGGTCAAGCTGAGCACAGGTTGGCAATTCGTAGCTTTTTTTGCCGTTTTATTCACGAGTATCGGAGACATTATTTACCATTAGTATCTCAACTCAATTGCAACCTTGCCTTCACTTCTTCTGTCTCTTTTACTGGACAAACCTATTGTACGTTACTGCACGTGCGTCTGGCTATACGTGTATACTGGTTCTTGAAATGGCATGGTTGCCTAATGAATTTGGTTTTTATGTAGATTTGGCCCATACTTTTGCCAACCAGTAATCGCTGGATTAGGAGATGACGGCAAGCCCTTTATATGCACAATGGACTCCATCGGAGCAAAGTATGTCGAGTTTCTTTCTacttcttcaaattaatttttgtagAGTTGTGCACTTCATGGATTTTTTCCTATAATGTTTTGCTTACGATATTGGCATTATGGCTACTTGGACATCATCCGCAGGGAACTTGCCAAAGATTTTGTTGTTTCTGGTACTGCTTCAGAATCTCTGTATGGTGCATGCGAGGCCATGTTCAAGCCTGACATGGTTCGTTACTTACTCATAACACTATATTCCATAATCTTGCTCAAATGACACGTCACAAGTCAATTCAGACGATAGTATCTTCTTGCTTTCGTTTCTTTCCATACTTTTGCTCTTAGTTATACATGTCTGGTTACTTGAGTTTCCGGTATCATATGCAACTCTACCATTTCAGGGACCAGAAGAATTGTTCGAGACCATCTCTCAAGCCCTCATATCATCAGTTGACCGTGATTGTTTAAGTGGTTGGGGAGGACATGTTTATGTTGTGTAAGCATTCCGTTGCCCCTTTCTTTGATTTGCTTCGTTAGAGAAATGACTATAGAAATGCATGCTCTAAATAGCTACTGCAATATAATGCTTAAAATCAAGTCCGTCATCTATTATGTTCAAGCCGGTAGACCATAGTGCTACCAGAAATGGATGCATCCTACCACGTAAGAAGGATTAACGAGTTTTTGCAGAACGATATTCTCAAAATAGAAAACgaaaaaacaacaagaacaaagcACAGAAAACTTCTAGGTTTTTTGAGTTTCCAACTTAGCTCTTGAATTCGTACCACGCAAAGGTTGCATATGGCGCTTTTCCACCCCATTCATAAGCGAGGCATCGAGCAAGTCAAGTCGACTTCTGATGCCATTTGCACTACTTTGCGTAAAGCTACATATATTTAAATCGAGTGGAGCACTACGTATATTTAAGGCTCCTTTATGCCTCTACCTTTTTCTCTTTGGTTTCAATTGGTAATGGTAGCTTGTGTGGTTAGGGGGTCATAACGCTTCAGCATATACTAGCAATTAGCACCCTAGGGTGTAGCCTAACGGATGATATCCAGATTACACGGTACCTGTACTGGTGTGAGATAGCGAAGTATTTTGTAGAATAGTCGAGATGAGTTCATCTTGAGTAAATTGGCACGTACACCACTGTTATTCAAAGAAACTTCATTATATACCATCGGTATCTTACTTTCTTCGTACTCTTTGTTGTTGCAGTACGCCGACGGAGGTGACAGAGAAGATCTTGAAGGGAAGAATGGACTAAG is from Capsicum annuum cultivar UCD-10X-F1 chromosome 5, UCD10Xv1.1, whole genome shotgun sequence and encodes:
- the LOC107871408 gene encoding proteasome subunit beta type-3-A isoform X1, with translation MSIFEYNGSALVAMVGKNCFAIASDRRLGVQLQTIATDFERIYRIHDKLFIGLSGLATDSQTLYQRLVFRHKLYHLREERDMKPETFASLVSAILYEKRFGPYFCQPVIAGLGDDGKPFICTMDSIGAKELAKDFVVSGTASESLYGACEAMFKPDMGPEELFETISQALISSVDRDCLSGWGGHVYVVTPTEVTEKILKGRMD
- the LOC107871408 gene encoding proteasome subunit beta type-3-A isoform X2 → MSIFEYNGSALVAMVGKNCFAIASDRRLGVQLQTIATDFERIYRIHDKLFIGLSGLATDSQTLYQRLVFRHKLYHLREERDMKPETFASLVSAILYEKRFGPYFCQPVIAGLGDDGKPFICTMDSIGAKELAKDFVVSGTASESLYGACEAMFKPDMLYHFRDQKNCSRPSLKPSYHQLTVIV